The Heteronotia binoei isolate CCM8104 ecotype False Entrance Well chromosome 6, APGP_CSIRO_Hbin_v1, whole genome shotgun sequence genomic sequence AGGGGAACCCAGCCAGCTTTCCCCCGCCCCCTTAGTTGATTTTATATGCTGGTGAGGAGGAATATCAAGCAACCCTTCTCCTGCTCACCCATGCCAGCTATTCTGTGAAGGACTGAAGTTTCCAGTTGTACCTGCTAGAGGGCCTCCCATGAGATGCCTCCTCAAAGGCCTGGTGCAGAATCTCCATGTTCTCACAGTTCAGGTGGATGGAGCACTGATGATGAGGCAAAGGACTCCCATCGCTTGTATTTGGGGCTGCAAGGAAACTGGGCAGCCGATCCACAGCCACTGTGGACATAACAGGCAGAGGGTGAGGCTTAAGCAATTAAATACAGCTTTCCACATGACTAATATGAACAAGGCTTTTCTGAGGCATACATTTAAGCACACTGTACCAAATTTACTGCCATGTAAAGTGAGCAAATTCAGGAATATTTGAGCACCAGGCCATGTATAGGCCTACTAAGCAGACGTAAGCATGCGGCTTAGCAGTTAAACTGTGAGGAAGAAGGAAGCCTGTGCCTCAGCCCTCCCTGGACACACAGGCCAACTTTTATTCCCAAGGATGCCTCCATTAAGGGAGAGAGAATCTTGCCCATGTCAGCTCTTCTTCAGAGATGGCAGcgtaaggtttttttttggggggggggataggaaaAGGAGCTGAGGCTGGGACTCCTATGGAAGGACTCCATGAATCTCATCTTCCTTTAGGCCCCCTAAATTCTGTCAGTGGGTCCAAGGTTGCATTTATACATTTTTTTGTCTGGAATCCCTTTGGAAAATATCTTAGTAGTGTTCCAATGCCCTCTGTTGGCCACACATAATACCTCACTAGAATGCCCAATTTTACAAGGATTATACTGACTTCCTGGTATAAAAGCTGTGGTTTGCCTTACCAGAACCAGAGCAAAAAGTATTTCAAGCATGGACAAAAATACTGCTTGTTTTTTCTAATTTAGGGTGGGTTTTATTATCCTATTCCTGTTGATGATATTATTCTATTAATCCCAGACTCTGTCACTACCTGCTATTCACAGGATCATCCAAACGGAAACTTCATATGGAATTTTCTGACCTGTTTGTCTCTGTGTAATGCTCACCGTTGATCTTGGTGACTGGAGAGCGTGTGTCGAACTGTGAAAGTCTCTGCACAAACTCCAGTGGCAGTTGCTCCTGGTGAGAAGAATTGCAGACAAAATGAACCACTGGCAGTTAATCAGAGGTGGCAAGGGCTGAAGCATCATGATGCACATATGACTGGGAATCACAGCTCCTTGCCTCAGTCCCAAGATCACTTATGCCTCAAGCCTCTGAGAGAGAGGAAAACTATAAACGAAGCAAATAAATACATAGGTTGAGCCGCATGATTGGGCAGGGAGAACAGTGTTGACTAACAGAATCTTATGAGCCCTAGACTTATTTTGACAGCAACAAACTGTTCCTAGTGAAGAAAAACCAGACAGGACAATCCACATGAGATAATCAATATAAGAAATGAGACTTGGCTAGCAAAATCAGAGCAGGAGGAATGGATCCCCTGTAGCTTAAACCAAACTTCAGCCTGGTGTCCGCCTGGTGAGCTCATGCTGTTCATCTGGTAATGGGATGCAAAGAGACCTAATCCACACCCTTTGCAGGCTCTCGGTCAAGCCTGCTTGGGGGCAGAAAGAGGGAATGTCTGGGACTTGGCCCCCATGCTCCAGAGGCCCTTCCATGCTAAGCCAAGGAGCAGAACTCACCTTTGGGGTCAATTCCAGGAAGGTGAGCTGTGGCGATGCATTGGACAGCACCAGGTGGCTCTTCACTTCAGTTCCATCCTGCAGGACAACACCTCGCACCTTCCCATCAGAGCTTAAAAGGATCTGGGCAACTGTCTGCAGGGTTGAGTAGAGGGTTGAATGGAGAAGTGCAGCTTCCCACATGGCTTCTATAAATGTCTAACTGGAGAGGGCCCATGCCCCATCTTGACAAGGCACCAGTAGCAGGAGGCAGGACCCTGGTCTCTGCCTTCATTCCTCACACAAATATACCCAGTGGTGCCAACAAGTGCCAGGCATGGCTGTCCTGGCTTCAGGACTTTGATGAAGGGACATTTATTCTTTATAGTGCAGGTGGCACCTGGCTGTCCCATTTATTCCAAATGATGGCACTTACTGCTCTAAGATAACTCAGCCTCCCCACATTCCTCCAGACTGATGTCTCCACCCCCTCCAGCCCCTTCAGGAGAAGATCAGGCACAGCACTTTAATCTCAAGGACCCACACACCTTCTCAGTGAAGATCTCCGCCCCAAGCATGGTAGCAGCACGAGCCAAGGCCTGGGATAGCTCTCCCATGCCACCGGTCACATAGCCCCAGGCCCCCTGGCACCCCTCCAGCTCACCCATGACATGATGCAGCAGCACATACCTGTGGGAAAGACTGAGGGTTAGGGCTTTTCTGGGGCGCCAGGAGAGGCTGGGCCCCCTGTCAGGTTTCTTGGCCTCCTTCTAGGTAAGTCTCCATGGAGCTTCTCCAGCCTCAATCAAATGCCATGCCTGGAATCTCAGCAATCTCTGCTTGTGCCCAGCAATGCCTGTTTGCAGATCTCAAGTGATTTCAGATCCTCAGTGAAGGTTCAGGCTTTAGAGCCAGTTGTGAATGAGGAGGAAGCAGAACTCACAGAGACAGGGAGGCCAGAGAACAGCAGTGAGAACAAGGGGGGTCTGTCCACCTGACTTGGTCCTTACCCGCTGCCTGGTGTGTGGGGACCAGCCATGGCACCAATCACTGCATCCGTGGCCAGCGTTGCTTTCAAGGGCTCCGACTCAAACCAGAGATCCAAAATCTGCagcaagggagagaaagaggattCTTTAAGGAGTTCCTAGAAAGAATCTAGCCTCATACCACCCTCTCTGTCAAACACTGTGGGATAGCAGCCCAGGCTTCTGTGCTTACTGTGACACACCACACAGTTTAGATGAAAGTTTTCCAGACTTATTTGGGAGCAGTTGCTCTAAGGTTGGGGGAAGAGACAGTTCTCCACTAAGGAAATGATGTGGTTTGACCAGAGAAACAGCAGAAATCATTCTAGTGAATGTGGAGTCTGGAGGCTCTCTTTGGTCATCTGGTTGCACTTACCTTGGAAATAGGGGCTGTGAGGACTTGGTAATACTGGGGAAGCTGTTTACCCAGAGCAAAGCCTGGCAAGAAGAAAGCTGAGGTCACTGGAGGCTCAACCACAGCCCAGGAATGCAAAGTGTTCCTCTTACTCATCTTGCTACTACTCCTGCCCTTCAGAGGCAGATCCACAGGCAGCCTCGGATGCATAAAGTGCAGGGCATGTCACAGTCTGCCCGCACAGCATGGTGGGGAAATGAACCACAGGGCCTGCAGAATGGGACCCCAGGGTGGTATTCTAGGCCAGGGCTTCTGCCTCTTACATTTACCAGGCAATGGACCTTGAAAAGAGATCCTGATCTGGGTGCATTTGAATTTGAAGTTAGCCAGATCCCCCAGGGCTCAGTCATCCCCTTACCTGCACGAAACAGGATCTGCATGCCTTGCAGGGCCCTGAGCCGCTGAAGCAGAGAGCCCTGCCTGAGAGCAGCCACGTCCAGAGGACAGGTGTCTAGCAAAGGGTCTATGGCGGACACCAAGCGGCTCATGAATGCTTCATACTTGGGAAAGGTCTGcaaaagggaaggaagaagaaaactgaTGCTATTGGCCTGGACCTCAGACTCCCCTGAAAACGTAGGTCCCATTTCTCACAATCTGCCTCCTGACTTCATCCCTGACTATTTGAGCCCAACTCCCTGTGCTGCACAACTATGCTTATTTTGCTTCCCTGTCTGTTTTGTGCCTTTGCTTCCCTTTGATACCTGGGCATCCTGCACAGAGAACTGAGCAATCTGTGACTGTGTTTCGGCCATGTTGTTCCCCAGCAGCAGCGAGCGGGGGGGTTTTCCACCCTGACCATCTTCCAACAGTGGGGTGAAGGAATACGGGTCACGCAGGAGAACTCTTAAGCCATGCCTCTGCAAGACAAAAGACAGCTGGGCCTTTGGGTCCCGACATACTAAACTGTCACACTTAAAGGGGCAGATCGGCTGGATCCCTGGATTCAGGGAAAGTCTTTTCACTCCCACCTCCATCAGCCTTGCCAGAACCATCACACACTGGACTTAGGTGATCCCTCCATTCTAATATTTGAGAGGGAGAATTCTATAAAGCCTGCCATCAACCCCTTTAGTCATCTTTGTtttttgaagtttttttaaaaaacttgttgCCTTTTTAAGCCTATTATCTGCAGCTTTTGATATGCCACCTCTATGAAAAATGGGATACTTGGACAAGGGGGCGGCTTGCTTTTGTTACCTGCAAGAGAAGAGAGGCCACAAGTCAGAATGTGTGAGAAAATGCAGGAACCAGGAATAAAAACACTAGCAGAGCTGCCAGATGCCTGGTGGCAGCTCTGGAATCATGGCTCTTCCCACTGCTTCTGCttatccttcctcccctcccacccacccccccccaaaaaaaacccccaaaccaacTCCTTTCCTTTAATACCTTCAGCTCCAGCTCTGAATAAATCTGGGGCCTCAGCAGGCTGAGTAAGTAGGAAGCTCTGGAGAACCGAAAACCTGCAAGACAGTAGGTGCCAGGTGCACAGAAGACTGAGAGGACACAGAGGAGTGCTTgcttgggggatggggggggcaaCAGCTGGAATCCTTGGTGTTACCTGGGATAATCTCCTCAGTGACTGCAGCGCCCCCCACCAAGTGTCGTCTCTCCAGCACCACTGTTTTTAACCCCCCCTTCTGCAGGTAGGCAGCCTGTGGAAGGAACAGGTGTTACCTCAGCCCAGAACAGCCCCATCTGCTGCTTTTCTGGGTTCCCCATTCACAGTCACAAAACTGGCTGTCTTCCCCACATTATAACCCCAGACATAtgacccccctcctccctccaccacAGCCCAGGAAGGACCGTGCCACAACCTCTTGGGGTCCCCATTACTCACAGCCACCAGTCCATTGTGTCCTGAAAACAGACAAGCACCTTATGAGCCATACAaccatagatttggaagggatatccacagtcatctagtccaatcctctgcagaatgcaggaaatttacaaacacctcccccccacacataccACTCTTGACTGCTCCACAcctagaagatggcaaccccccccttcttctctctGCACAACCCCCTTCTCTCTGCACAACTTGCCTCCTGTTGCAGAAGCATAACCAGAATCAATAAAAACAAGTGTATTCTGCCACAATGCAAGTGTTTTCTGTTCTTGTATTCAAGGTGCTGCAAGACTCTTCTTGGTTTTGTCTGTGTCCTCCTAGCCTCCAGAATCCCTCCTCAAAGCTTAAGGCTTACTCCCTTTGCATGCGCTATTGAAACAGACCCACACGTCGCTGGATACCCTCTCTACTGGATTTTCTTGTCTGGACAAATAAGTCCGACCGTGAAACATTCTCTAGCAGCCGTTCCACTCCATTGCTTGAGGTTCTTCCTTAGCCCTTTCCCTTCCATTCCGCTTTCGCCAAGCTTATGTAGCAAAGTTCTTTCTAGTTTCCCCCATGTGGTTACTAGTTGGACACCCACCGCCAGTTGGTGTGGTGCCGCCCTTTCCTAACACGCACCTGCTCCGATCACGATCGCCTCGTATTCTCGTTTCAGCGAGCCCCTGGTTCCCGAATGGCTGGATCTACAGCCCCTTAAGAAAAGCGGAGCGCCCGCCTTGCCCAGCAGCCGACCACGCTTGGCTGCTGCCATTGTAAGGCGGACTTTGCATTGTAGACAGCACTTTCAACGCACTTACCCTTGCAGAGGAAACGTGGGGCGGGGATGAGGGGCAGGCCGAGCGCGAAGCCCGCCTCCAGCGAGGGGAGAGGGGCCTGCTGAAGGAGAAACGGCGTGAATCGTCGCGCGACACGGCAGTAGGGAAGGCTTGGACGGAGAGTGGACTGCAGAGAATGGAAGTTAGTTAGGTCCGCCATGCACAGTGCGGGGGGAGAGCTGGGAGCCAGCAGGCAAAgtctaccacttcagactgcgggggtggggggtgggcggggaTATGCAGGGACTTACTAAAACTAGGAACAGCGATTGCCATAGACTATACATGACTGCCAATAGAGAATTCACATTTGCCCAACAGTGAAGTGtggtctccattatttcctatgggcaaGCGTGGATTCTCTATTGgcaatctctctcggcttggcttcgcgaacgaagatttaagaaaggtgcagtagtccacgtctgctccaggctcgctggtggctgacaagaccaatgcaggacaggcaggtccggccacagtggctgcagggaaaagtctgatttggggttggtgctgtagcagtacgattcttccccAATCTCCTTTTTCGCTGTTCCTAGTTTTAGTATGCCTCGCTATGCATTTAAAACATTCTTTCCCATGTAAAAACTTTCTGAAAATATTAAGTGCCCGAGAGTCATTTCAGTGTTACAGTGACCCAATGAATTAATAACCTTCAAAACGTCCTGTGGTTAACAACCTGGCTCAGGTCTTCCAATCTGAGGCTTCATGTATTGAGTCAACCCACtgcatgttgggtcttcctcttttcctgctgccttcaacttttccaagcattattgtcttttccagtgactcttgacttctcataatgtgaccaaagtagcACAGCTAGgccttttagcttctagggagagtatAGGCTCAATTtgttctagaacccacttatgtatttatttgtttggcAGTTTGCGGTATATGtacaactctcctccaacaccacatttcaaaggaatctctCCTTTCTGCTTTTTTCACTGTTCAATTTTAACACCCATAGGTAGTAATGGGGAATTCTGTGACATGAATTGTCTTGGTCTTGGTCACCAGAGAGACAGCCCTAcgcttaagaatcttttctgtctccctcccctctccaaactctgctttCCTCAGGatcctccccaaaatctccaggaatttcctatgtGAGTTGGCAGTCACAGACCAAATTTTCATCATCAGGGATTGACCTTGAAACTGGACAAAAATGCAGAGTGTTGAGGTGGTAAATCTTGAACGTACATCTTCAGAGTGAAGCAAAGAACTCAAATGGCAGTATTCCTTCATACTCCAAAATTTCCTGCTCATAGAAAAGTAAGAGAAcggtagttgaacaaagcaggagtcaagttgcaccttttagaccaaccaatttttatttagaacgtaagctttcgtgtgctcttaagcacacttcatcagatgaggaatccagcacaataagcaaagccatacatagctggttaGACTAATTTTCTTGATGTGTAGCTCGTTTGGGCAGAGAATTTTTGTATGCAAAATATATGCTCATGTGTACCCACAACTAGATATGACAAGGGAATTCATGGGTATTTATTCAGGTGCCCGTTTATTTATGTGGAAAGCTGGGAGGGGGTTATTTATTTTTACAGAAATTGTCGGGAACCATTCCACCTTGCTTTTCCTCAGTATAGTATGAGAATGCTGTGCATTcattttctgtgaagaattaagtAGAGTCCTCTCATTTTCCATGTGAATAATGCGGAAATACTTGAAACGGAATCCTGACATAATGGAAGTGATGCAAGTCAGGAAGGCTGACGTCTTGCTTCCCCCATTCGAAAGGGCTCAGCTGACCCTGACTTCCTCAGTTTATGAGTTGGGGGTCACACTCAGTCCTGCATTACTGCTGCAGAAGCAAGTTAATTCAGCTACAAAAACTGTCCATCTTTATTTAGCCTGAAGGATGGCTCCCTATCTGGCCATGTGGATCCATGCATTGGCAACTTCAAAGCCAGACCATTGTAGGACCAtgaacttcagctagtgcagaacggcACAGTTCAATtactatttcatagaatcatggagtcagaagggatctccagggttatctagtccaaccccctgcacaatgcaggaatttcacaaatacctctgccACATGCACACATTCCCAATGACCCTTGCTCCAtgttcagaagatggcaaaaacctccaagatcccttgccaaactagcctggagaaagaCTGACCCCAAGGAACTAGGCAGAGTATAGCACCTATTCTCATATCCCATTTGTTATCAGTGAGTTTCTGGGTTTCAATCAAggagcagcctgaatagcccaacTTAGCTTGGGAGCTTGgccatggtcagtacttggatgggagatcaacTAGGCAGGTCGAAGTTgctgtgcagagaaaggcaatggcaaataatGTCTTTTGCCTAGAATGCCCTGTGAATGGGGCTGCTTTGAGTTGGTTTGCAATGTGATGGTAAGTTCTTCTCTTCTTTCAGTTCAGGGTTTTGTCCTCTCTCTGCTCCagctccttctccctcctgctttttgatttttcttataAAAAGCTCCAAAATTATTTCCTTCCCATGGCAACTGAAAAAGTAAGCTATGGTACGTAAAAGTTCACAGTAGAATAAGTCTTTaagccactggacttctgttttatcaCCCATGAAGATGAAGCGTTTTATGGCCCAGGACCAGCATATCTGTAAGACCACTTCCCTAGGAGGCTCCACTGCAGCATCTTCACTTAACTGACCAAATccttctgaaggtgccaccctgcaaattGGGTAAGTTCAAAAAATTGTGAacagtgtggagtagtggttagagtgtcagactatgaCAGCTATGCTACTTTGTCTTCATAATACTTAGGATAACCTAATTAAATTCAGTGTCCTGGTTGTATTAGCTTATTTAACCAACAATGATAATCAACTTTTTATGTTTAAGATGACTATTCAGTAACAACATTATTtattgggagagggggagaaagcagGACTCTTTTAGGTGCTAGGTATGTTTATTTAAATAATAAACTTATGCAACATTAATT encodes the following:
- the PYROXD2 gene encoding pyridine nucleotide-disulfide oxidoreductase domain-containing protein 2; the protein is MAAAKRGRLLGKAGAPLFLRGCRSSHSGTRGSLKREYEAIVIGAGHNGLVAAAYLQKGGLKTVVLERRHLVGGAAVTEEIIPGFRFSRASYLLSLLRPQIYSELELKRHGLRVLLRDPYSFTPLLEDGQGGKPPRSLLLGNNMAETQSQIAQFSVQDAQTFPKYEAFMSRLVSAIDPLLDTCPLDVAALRQGSLLQRLRALQGMQILFRAGFALGKQLPQYYQVLTAPISKILDLWFESEPLKATLATDAVIGAMAGPHTPGSGYVLLHHVMGELEGCQGAWGYVTGGMGELSQALARAATMLGAEIFTEKTVAQILLSSDGKVRGVVLQDGTEVKSHLVLSNASPQLTFLELTPKEQLPLEFVQRLSQFDTRSPVTKINVAVDRLPSFLAAPNTSDGSPLPHHQCSIHLNCENMEILHQAFEEASHGRPSSRPMIELCIPSALDPTLAPPSCHVVSLFTQYTPYTLAEGRQWNNQERDAYADQVFDCVESYAPGFKASIIGRDVLTPPDLERIFGLPGGNIFHGAMSLDQLYFARPVPSYSSYRSPVQGLYLCGSGAHPGGGVMGAVGRNAARAALEDFKRL